One Thermococcus kodakarensis KOD1 genomic window carries:
- a CDS encoding cupin domain-containing protein yields the protein MFVGHYKDVPEKNTGFEGVTIRWLVSPKLGAKNFAMRYFVMKKGSEIPIHQHDWEHEIFIVRGEGIITNGKEEFHVKEGNFLYVPPNEPHGYKATGETLEFLCIIPAKKEAIPEEEWA from the coding sequence ATGTTCGTCGGGCACTATAAGGATGTCCCGGAAAAAAATACGGGTTTTGAGGGAGTGACAATCCGCTGGCTCGTTTCTCCGAAGCTCGGGGCAAAGAACTTCGCGATGCGCTACTTCGTCATGAAGAAGGGCTCTGAGATTCCAATCCATCAGCACGACTGGGAGCACGAGATATTCATCGTCAGAGGAGAGGGCATAATAACCAACGGAAAGGAGGAGTTCCACGTTAAGGAAGGCAACTTCCTCTACGTTCCGCCCAACGAGCCGCACGGCTACAAGGCAACTGGAGAAACGCTGGAGTTCCTCTGCATAATCCCTGCCAAGAAAGAGGCGATTCCAGAGGAAGAGTGGGCCTGA
- a CDS encoding tRNA (N(6)-L-threonylcarbamoyladenosine(37)-C(2))-methylthiotransferase: protein MVRVYVESYGCTRNKADGEIMEAILLRAGYELAESPESADYVVVNTCAVKDPTEHKMARRIRELLDSGKKVIATGCLVHVNPDVIDPRVSGMLGVKSIDRIAEAIDLAERGGKLVSVEGWKERKVDKLELPRLWKSGVVFVVPISEGCLNACTYCATRFARGVLKSYKPELVLKWVKEALARGYKEIQLSSEDTGCYGFDIGTNLAELLDEITAIEGDFRIRVGMMNPNHVIKFLDELIEVYQDPKVYKFLHLPVQSGDNEVLRRMGRNYTVEEFEEIVSEFRRKIPGLNLNTDIIVGFPGEGEEAFQNTVELVKRVRPDKINVSRYSPRPGTIAAKWKQLPGWKVKERSRILHRLRLQIAYEINQTYLGKKVEVLVHGPGEKGGIDARTFNYKEIILDAGEKGEITRAKITWAGSTYLRGEMEKSE from the coding sequence ATGGTCAGGGTTTACGTCGAGAGTTACGGCTGCACAAGAAATAAGGCAGACGGGGAGATTATGGAAGCTATTCTGCTTAGGGCTGGCTATGAGTTAGCCGAAAGTCCGGAAAGCGCTGATTACGTTGTTGTGAACACCTGTGCCGTTAAAGACCCAACGGAGCACAAGATGGCGAGGAGAATACGCGAACTGCTCGATTCCGGAAAGAAAGTCATCGCTACAGGATGCCTCGTTCACGTTAATCCAGACGTTATTGACCCCCGCGTCTCCGGGATGCTCGGCGTCAAGAGCATAGACAGAATCGCCGAGGCGATAGACCTTGCCGAACGCGGAGGAAAGCTGGTCTCAGTTGAGGGCTGGAAGGAAAGGAAGGTAGACAAGCTCGAACTGCCGCGTCTCTGGAAGTCAGGTGTAGTTTTCGTTGTGCCAATAAGCGAGGGTTGCCTCAACGCCTGCACATACTGCGCGACAAGGTTTGCCCGCGGTGTGCTCAAGAGCTACAAGCCCGAACTCGTGTTGAAGTGGGTAAAGGAAGCCCTCGCAAGGGGCTACAAGGAAATCCAGCTTTCTAGCGAGGATACCGGGTGCTACGGTTTTGACATCGGAACGAACCTGGCAGAGCTCCTCGACGAAATAACAGCCATCGAAGGAGACTTTAGAATCCGCGTCGGCATGATGAACCCAAACCACGTGATAAAGTTCCTCGACGAGCTGATAGAGGTCTACCAAGACCCTAAGGTTTACAAGTTCCTTCACCTGCCCGTCCAGAGCGGCGATAACGAAGTCCTGAGGAGAATGGGAAGGAACTACACGGTTGAGGAGTTCGAGGAAATCGTTAGTGAGTTCCGCAGGAAAATTCCGGGTTTGAATCTCAACACCGACATAATAGTCGGCTTTCCAGGCGAAGGCGAAGAGGCCTTCCAGAACACCGTTGAGCTTGTGAAGAGGGTTAGGCCGGACAAGATAAACGTCTCCCGCTATTCCCCAAGGCCGGGGACGATTGCAGCGAAGTGGAAGCAGCTGCCCGGCTGGAAAGTTAAGGAGCGCTCCAGGATTTTGCACAGACTCCGCCTCCAGATAGCCTACGAGATAAACCAGACTTATCTTGGGAAGAAAGTTGAGGTTCTCGTTCACGGTCCGGGCGAGAAGGGCGGAATTGATGCCAGGACGTTCAACTACAAGGAGATAATCCTCGATGCCGGTGAGAAAGGGGAAATAACCCGGGCCAAGATTACGTGGGCTGGTTCAACGTATCTGCGGGGAGAGATGGAAAAAAGTGAGTGA
- a CDS encoding TRAM domain-containing protein: protein MYGDRFGGYGQEAPVKVGERYTVKIESLGKGGDGIAKIKGFVIFVPNTQVGDEVEIVINSVKRKFAFASVIE, encoded by the coding sequence ATGTATGGAGACAGGTTTGGTGGATATGGACAGGAAGCCCCCGTTAAGGTTGGGGAGAGATACACGGTCAAGATTGAGAGCCTTGGAAAGGGCGGTGACGGCATCGCCAAGATAAAGGGGTTCGTCATATTCGTCCCGAACACCCAGGTCGGAGACGAGGTTGAGATCGTTATCAACTCAGTCAAGAGGAAGTTCGCTTTCGCCTCAGTCATCGAGTGA
- a CDS encoding hydrogenase maturation protease has product MRVLILALGNELMKDDGAGLKAGRILAEKGYNVLEVGTDIFRLANHYNGEERIVIIDAILSDKLKPGEVVHFSGEEIFEKLKAEIRSAHFMGAIDGLKLLMALDERLKRAEIHFIGIVAKEIDLGMELSDEVKAGVQKAVEIAEKLAK; this is encoded by the coding sequence GTGAGAGTACTCATCCTCGCCCTCGGCAACGAGCTGATGAAAGACGACGGAGCCGGGCTGAAAGCGGGCAGAATTCTCGCGGAGAAGGGCTACAACGTCCTTGAGGTCGGTACGGACATCTTCCGCCTGGCGAACCACTACAACGGTGAAGAGAGAATAGTAATCATCGACGCCATCCTGAGCGATAAGCTGAAACCCGGAGAGGTAGTTCACTTTAGTGGCGAGGAAATATTCGAGAAGCTGAAGGCCGAAATCAGGAGCGCCCACTTCATGGGTGCTATCGATGGGCTGAAGCTCCTCATGGCGCTCGATGAGAGGCTGAAGAGAGCGGAGATTCACTTTATCGGGATAGTCGCGAAGGAGATAGACCTGGGCATGGAGCTGAGCGATGAGGTAAAGGCTGGGGTTCAAAAAGCGGTCGAGATCGCCGAAAAACTGGCGAAGTGA
- a CDS encoding type II toxin-antitoxin system VapC family toxin: MRDLLIDSSVLIEYFRGNERAVGLIEQFEESDDVLYINEVVFSEVVYILLGYFLGASPRTIKGHPERLPKELSTVFKVLEDFGFIPTTQNALFKARELIEKYALLPNDAPILATCIEHGFSLATIDDDFKVPAEKEKVEIIGG, encoded by the coding sequence ATGAGGGACTTATTGATTGACAGTTCTGTCCTGATTGAGTACTTCAGGGGAAACGAGCGGGCTGTTGGATTGATTGAACAGTTTGAAGAAAGTGATGACGTTCTTTATATCAATGAGGTCGTGTTCAGTGAAGTTGTTTACATTCTTTTAGGATACTTCTTGGGGGCATCTCCTCGGACGATAAAGGGTCATCCCGAGAGGCTACCCAAAGAGCTGTCCACTGTTTTCAAGGTGTTAGAGGACTTCGGTTTTATACCCACGACTCAGAATGCACTCTTTAAAGCCCGCGAGCTGATAGAGAAGTACGCGCTCCTTCCCAACGATGCTCCTATTCTTGCCACTTGCATCGAGCACGGCTTTTCCTTGGCCACGATAGACGACGACTTCAAGGTTCCGGCTGAGAAGGAAAAGGTTGAAATCATAGGTGGTTAG